A region of Sphingomonas crusticola DNA encodes the following proteins:
- a CDS encoding alpha/beta fold hydrolase codes for MLRTILFAVGLLLASPALADVEAFPAAFMVRDIATNDTVLHVRVGGTGPAVVLLHGYGETGDMWAPLAAALVRTHTVIVPDLRGMGLSARPAGGYDKKTQGLDIAGVLDALKIGRFDLVTHDIGNMVGYALAAENPGRVRRFVLMDAPLPGVGPWDEILKNPQLWHFRFGGPDMERLVAGRERIYLDRFWNEFSATPASFSEGSREHYARLYALPGAMHAGFAQFAAFDQDAIDNRAFLAAGKLTMPVLAVGGDRSFGTTMAAVMRFAATDVTGAVVPNSGHWLMEEQPAATIKLVSAFLDAPDSKGK; via the coding sequence ATGCTTCGTACGATCCTGTTCGCTGTGGGCCTTTTGCTCGCGTCGCCCGCGCTCGCCGACGTCGAGGCTTTCCCTGCCGCCTTTATGGTGCGGGATATCGCTACCAACGATACTGTCCTTCATGTCCGCGTCGGCGGCACCGGCCCCGCCGTCGTCCTGCTCCATGGCTATGGCGAGACGGGGGACATGTGGGCGCCGCTCGCGGCTGCGCTTGTGCGTACGCATACGGTCATCGTGCCTGATCTGCGGGGTATGGGCCTCTCGGCCCGCCCTGCCGGAGGCTATGACAAAAAGACGCAGGGGCTCGACATAGCCGGGGTGCTGGACGCGCTGAAGATCGGCCGGTTCGATCTCGTCACGCACGATATCGGCAACATGGTGGGTTATGCGCTTGCCGCCGAGAATCCCGGGCGTGTTCGCCGCTTCGTCCTGATGGACGCGCCGCTCCCCGGTGTCGGCCCGTGGGACGAGATTCTGAAGAACCCGCAGCTGTGGCACTTCCGCTTCGGCGGGCCGGATATGGAGCGGCTGGTCGCCGGTCGCGAGCGCATCTATCTCGATCGCTTCTGGAATGAATTCTCCGCCACGCCAGCCAGCTTTAGCGAGGGCTCGCGCGAGCATTATGCCCGGCTGTATGCCTTGCCCGGCGCGATGCATGCGGGTTTTGCGCAGTTCGCCGCGTTCGATCAGGACGCGATCGACAATCGCGCCTTTCTCGCTGCCGGCAAACTCACCATGCCGGTGCTGGCGGTGGGCGGGGATAGATCATTCGGTACGACCATGGCAGCGGTCATGCGCTTCGCCGCGACCGACGTCACCGGGGCCGTTGTGCCCAATTCGGGACACTGGCTGATGGAAGAGCAGCCTGCGGCGACGATCAAGCTGGTGAGCGCATTTCTCGACGCGCCCGACAGCAAAGGCAAATAA
- a CDS encoding aspartyl protease family protein, producing the protein MLVPRLGLPLLLAILVSTGDAQAPRIGKPRPAPSAVSNLPPLPPAVLDDTLAIGGDDLKARRIETRLSVEVRVNDRGPYQFIVDSGADTSVIGLRIARDLELPLGTPAILNGMTDRNIVDRVKVDSLTLGPSTIRDLQLPALREDDLGGQGMIGIDALVRRRLMMDFEKRLIKVEDATTPVISFPGEIVVVARRKRGQLILTHIRARGIALDAVIDTGSQVTIGNLKLRDRLVRRRQAFQTVEAIGVTGKAIDLQMAVIPELQIGAIVIRNLPVAFADLPPFQMFGIADEPALLLGTDVLNTFRKVSLDFEARKVRFQLRRCAPQGIVVQSWSMSMGTRLSSLGDQACSR; encoded by the coding sequence ATGCTTGTTCCTCGTCTTGGTCTCCCGTTGCTGCTGGCCATCCTCGTCAGCACCGGCGACGCGCAGGCGCCCAGAATCGGCAAACCGCGCCCCGCGCCGTCGGCGGTGTCGAACCTGCCGCCGCTTCCCCCGGCGGTCCTGGATGACACGCTCGCGATCGGCGGAGACGATCTCAAGGCACGCCGGATCGAAACCCGCCTCAGCGTCGAAGTGCGTGTCAACGACCGCGGCCCCTACCAGTTCATCGTCGACAGCGGGGCCGATACTTCCGTGATCGGGCTGCGCATTGCCCGCGACCTCGAATTGCCGCTAGGCACGCCGGCGATCCTCAACGGCATGACGGACCGCAACATCGTCGACCGGGTCAAGGTCGACAGCCTGACCCTGGGCCCGAGCACGATCCGCGACCTCCAGCTTCCGGCTTTGCGCGAAGACGATCTCGGCGGCCAGGGCATGATCGGCATCGACGCGCTCGTCCGGCGACGGCTGATGATGGATTTCGAAAAGCGCCTGATCAAGGTCGAGGACGCGACCACGCCGGTCATATCTTTCCCCGGCGAGATCGTGGTCGTCGCGCGCCGCAAACGCGGCCAGCTGATCCTCACCCACATCCGCGCCCGCGGCATCGCGCTGGATGCCGTGATCGACACCGGCTCCCAGGTCACGATCGGCAATCTCAAGCTGCGCGACAGGCTCGTCCGCCGCCGCCAGGCGTTCCAGACGGTCGAGGCGATCGGCGTGACCGGCAAGGCGATCGACCTGCAGATGGCGGTGATTCCGGAGCTTCAAATAGGCGCGATCGTCATCCGCAACCTGCCGGTGGCGTTTGCGGACCTGCCGCCCTTTCAAATGTTCGGCATTGCCGACGAGCCGGCGCTTCTGCTCGGCACCGACGTCCTCAACACGTTTCGCAAGGTGTCGCTCGACTTCGAGGCGCGCAAGGTGCGGTTCCAGCTCAGGCGCTGCGCACCTCAGGGTATCGTCGTGCAGAGCTGGTCCATGTCCATGGGCACGCGGCTGTCGTCGCTCGGCGATCAGGCCTGCAGCCGATAG
- a CDS encoding DUF3857 domain-containing protein, which yields MRFGSGMLVACALASVPAYAQNNQVQRGPIPAWVTPSDLLAVPPDASGLVFVRRQDVHVHLDAQGQAQYVGYRIKLLHPNALQIGNLSIAWDPASGAPIVHSLKIYRGNEVIDVMQKASFEILRREDQLEAARLDGTLTAVLRVADLRVGDEIELALTTRSNDANMGDKSAGVLVIAATPSPGRYDLALSWDKGQKPDIKMTPEITAVAKQSDHAVEYRVDNPPSQTPPKDAPPRFQLPRLIEYSDFSDWAAVSRHFAPLFTKAALLAGDSPLKLEARRIAAANATPLERAGAALKLVQQDVRYIYVGLNGGNLKPATADETWQRRYGDCKGKTVLLLALLRELGIEAEAVLANNSGADDGLDEHLPNPGAFDHVAVRARIDGKPYWLDGTLPPVVPPGPTPVMPYRWILPLTEQGSSLEHLQWKPAKTPDDINLVEMDARAGFDQPAKVKYTTILRRIKGLQQQVQLSGLTPDQLSSGMRQQLIGDTWRTIDNVQWHYDQKAEASILTISGTWVIDWEDDGDGGKSVALPGGGFNPPDRRARPDDQPQNIPYYNEPSYGCHVTTVRLPAGTKPVQWSFKPSYNARMFGRNYYRAFELRDGSIRMIRGSRTELQEIDAATARKDNDRIAKFDNSMAWISYDPRGRTPPDNGGRSVPATYEIDWTAEDVPCLAPDTVR from the coding sequence ATGCGTTTTGGGTCTGGGATGCTGGTTGCGTGCGCATTGGCCAGCGTGCCCGCTTATGCCCAGAATAATCAGGTGCAACGTGGGCCGATACCAGCCTGGGTGACGCCATCGGACTTGTTGGCGGTGCCACCCGACGCCAGCGGCCTGGTGTTCGTCCGGCGGCAGGACGTTCACGTTCATCTCGACGCGCAGGGGCAGGCCCAATATGTCGGCTACCGCATCAAGCTTCTTCATCCGAACGCCCTTCAAATCGGCAATCTGTCGATCGCGTGGGACCCGGCGTCGGGGGCACCCATCGTCCACTCGCTCAAAATCTATCGCGGCAACGAAGTCATCGATGTCATGCAGAAGGCATCGTTCGAAATATTACGCCGTGAGGATCAATTGGAGGCGGCACGGCTCGACGGCACGCTGACGGCCGTGCTGCGGGTTGCGGACCTGAGGGTCGGCGACGAGATCGAACTGGCGCTGACGACGCGATCGAACGACGCCAACATGGGCGACAAGAGCGCGGGTGTGCTGGTGATAGCAGCCACGCCCTCACCCGGCCGTTACGATCTGGCGCTGAGTTGGGACAAAGGCCAGAAGCCCGATATCAAGATGACGCCGGAAATTACGGCCGTCGCCAAGCAGAGCGATCACGCAGTCGAATATCGGGTGGATAATCCCCCCTCCCAGACGCCGCCCAAGGATGCCCCGCCACGTTTCCAACTGCCGCGGCTTATCGAATATAGCGACTTTTCCGACTGGGCCGCCGTATCGCGACATTTCGCGCCGCTGTTCACCAAGGCCGCCCTGCTCGCGGGCGATTCACCGCTCAAGCTGGAGGCCCGGCGCATCGCGGCGGCCAATGCGACTCCCTTGGAACGAGCAGGCGCCGCGCTCAAGCTCGTGCAGCAGGATGTCCGTTACATCTACGTCGGGCTGAACGGCGGAAATCTGAAACCCGCGACAGCCGACGAAACCTGGCAGCGTCGCTATGGCGATTGCAAAGGCAAGACGGTGCTGCTGCTGGCGCTGCTGCGCGAATTGGGGATCGAGGCCGAGGCCGTGCTGGCCAATAATAGCGGTGCGGATGACGGGCTCGACGAGCATCTTCCCAATCCCGGAGCGTTCGATCATGTGGCTGTGCGCGCGCGGATCGACGGCAAGCCATATTGGTTGGATGGTACGCTTCCACCGGTCGTACCGCCGGGGCCGACACCTGTCATGCCGTACCGCTGGATTTTGCCGCTCACCGAACAGGGGAGTTCGCTGGAGCATCTGCAATGGAAACCGGCGAAAACGCCCGACGACATCAATCTGGTCGAGATGGATGCGCGGGCCGGATTCGATCAGCCGGCAAAGGTTAAGTACACGACCATCCTGCGCCGCATCAAAGGGCTGCAACAGCAGGTCCAGCTTTCGGGGCTGACCCCGGATCAATTGTCCAGCGGCATGCGCCAGCAGCTGATCGGCGACACGTGGCGGACGATCGACAATGTCCAATGGCATTACGATCAGAAAGCGGAGGCGAGCATACTCACGATCAGCGGCACCTGGGTGATCGACTGGGAGGACGACGGCGATGGCGGAAAATCCGTCGCGCTACCCGGAGGCGGCTTTAACCCGCCCGATCGACGGGCGCGCCCGGACGACCAGCCCCAGAATATCCCTTATTATAATGAGCCATCTTACGGCTGCCATGTGACCACGGTCCGCCTGCCGGCGGGTACGAAGCCCGTGCAATGGTCGTTCAAACCCAGCTACAATGCGCGGATGTTCGGCCGGAACTATTACCGCGCATTCGAGCTCCGCGATGGATCCATCCGCATGATCCGCGGATCCCGTACGGAGCTTCAGGAAATCGATGCGGCCACCGCGCGCAAGGACAATGACCGGATCGCCAAGTTCGACAATAGCATGGCATGGATTTCCTACGATCCGCGCGGGCGAACCCCGCCCGACAACGGGGGCAGGAGCGTTCCGGCGACCTACGAGATCGACTGGACGGCCGAAGACGTTCCGTGCCTTGCGCCCGATACGGTTCGCTGA
- a CDS encoding glycosyl hydrolase 2 galactose-binding domain-containing protein yields MTSFARAAAFMLGVSATTLGLCAAPGTVGPFNTEIAAGGDALVSPLGAPGTTLPAPQAFTLQAWVEPTVIPARLALVAGVGTPGAGLFLALDHGVPALVTPAGIIRGNSAMPRGRWTFLAAVADKGTARLLLNGNIVASGPANIAQLPAEARLGGDGAFGGRVAGFSYTPAALSVSDLRSLAANAPDPALTVFTLSSPTWPVQVRQMAGQVTPQPAWTLPKSGAPYQKPVAKPEPKGPALAQRAPNLWSVAGWRMAEGSTMASADGAALSRAGYGSGKWYAATVPGTALTTLVDRGVYADPAYGLNNLAIPESLAHQDYWYRTEIDVPPALAGKRLALTFNGANYTAEIWVNGVRVGDMKGAFIRGRFDVTGNLLPGQRNAIAVRVSPPPHAGMTHEESLTSGVGENGGMMMLDGPTFEATEGWDWIPTVRDRNTGLWQGVDLTATGDVQIGDAQVITALPSSDNKIANITIEVPLKNLGDRPVTTELRAAFDDVSVAKTVTLAPGETVITFTPNDFPQLAVRDPKLWWPNNYGAPDLHMLHLAAGASDAKDVRFGMREVTYELSLMDRDGALRRVLVDPTQARSLHQQIVDTRHQAIRQVPRGWAYSFAAGAETSPAVTPIAGDEGLSPFLVLRVNGVRIAARGGSVGMDDFMKRVDRERQEPYFKLHRDAHMNIVRNWMGQDTGENFYALADEYGLMVFNDFWESTQDYNIEAQDVPLFLANAKDVIRRYRNHPSIVVWVPRNEGVPQPILNEGLGRLIEREDGTRLYMASSNRISLQNSGPYNWRRPEEYFTEHAKGFSVELGTPSFPTLESWKRAIPAPDLWPISDVWAYHDWHQTGNGAVAGYMKAMDAQFGAATSLEDFERKAQMLQYVSYRAILEGFNAGLWTTNSARMFWMTQPAWPSSAWQIFSSDYDTHAAFYGTKKASEPVHVQMNLPDYKVMVINNGRSPLAGATVHARVTTLDNKLVGEKSVPISAGAGLTADAFTLDLAPALANGVVLVALDVTAASGEVLSRNFYWQGRDDASYRALGTMPQVKLAATAASRADGADRVTTVDLTNPSATAAIETKLTMFGANGAQILPALFTDNYVSLLPGEVRRIDVRYPASAASGAVTVRLRGWNVVPTAVKAR; encoded by the coding sequence ATGACGAGCTTCGCGCGTGCGGCAGCATTCATGCTCGGCGTGTCGGCCACGACCTTGGGCCTGTGTGCGGCGCCTGGGACGGTCGGCCCATTCAATACGGAAATCGCAGCCGGCGGCGACGCGCTGGTCTCTCCTCTCGGCGCGCCGGGAACGACCTTGCCGGCACCGCAAGCCTTCACATTGCAGGCCTGGGTCGAGCCGACCGTCATCCCCGCACGCCTGGCGCTGGTCGCCGGCGTCGGAACGCCGGGCGCGGGCCTGTTTCTCGCGTTGGACCATGGCGTCCCGGCCCTGGTGACGCCCGCCGGAATCATCCGCGGCAATAGCGCCATGCCCCGCGGCCGCTGGACCTTCCTCGCTGCCGTCGCGGACAAGGGCACGGCGCGGCTGCTGCTCAACGGCAACATCGTTGCCAGCGGCCCGGCCAATATTGCGCAACTCCCGGCGGAAGCCCGGCTGGGTGGCGACGGCGCCTTCGGCGGCCGCGTCGCGGGTTTCAGCTATACGCCGGCCGCCTTGTCCGTGTCTGACCTGCGGTCGCTGGCGGCGAACGCGCCCGATCCGGCGCTGACCGTCTTCACCCTGTCGAGCCCGACCTGGCCGGTGCAGGTCAGGCAGATGGCGGGGCAGGTAACGCCGCAACCCGCCTGGACCCTGCCCAAGAGCGGCGCGCCCTATCAGAAGCCCGTCGCCAAGCCTGAACCCAAGGGCCCCGCCCTCGCCCAGCGCGCGCCAAACCTGTGGAGTGTCGCCGGCTGGCGCATGGCCGAAGGCTCGACGATGGCGAGCGCCGACGGTGCCGCTCTCTCGCGCGCCGGCTACGGCAGCGGCAAATGGTATGCGGCGACCGTGCCCGGCACCGCGCTGACCACGCTGGTCGATCGTGGCGTCTATGCCGACCCCGCATACGGACTCAACAACCTCGCGATTCCGGAAAGCCTCGCCCACCAGGATTATTGGTACCGCACCGAAATCGATGTGCCCCCCGCGCTGGCCGGCAAGCGCCTCGCCTTGACCTTCAACGGCGCCAATTACACCGCCGAAATCTGGGTCAACGGCGTGCGCGTCGGCGACATGAAGGGCGCCTTCATCCGCGGCCGCTTCGACGTCACCGGCAATCTCCTCCCTGGCCAGCGCAACGCCATTGCGGTGCGCGTCTCGCCGCCGCCGCATGCCGGCATGACGCACGAGGAATCGCTCACCTCGGGTGTCGGCGAAAATGGCGGGATGATGATGCTCGACGGGCCGACCTTCGAGGCGACCGAAGGCTGGGACTGGATCCCGACCGTGCGCGATCGCAACACCGGCCTGTGGCAAGGCGTCGACCTGACCGCGACCGGCGACGTCCAGATCGGCGACGCGCAGGTCATCACAGCCCTGCCCAGCAGCGACAACAAGATCGCCAACATCACGATCGAGGTTCCGCTCAAGAATCTCGGCGACCGCCCGGTCACCACCGAGCTGCGCGCCGCGTTCGACGATGTCAGCGTGGCCAAGACCGTAACGCTTGCTCCGGGCGAGACCGTGATCACCTTCACCCCCAATGATTTCCCGCAGCTCGCCGTGCGCGATCCGAAATTATGGTGGCCCAATAATTACGGCGCGCCAGACCTGCACATGCTTCACCTCGCCGCCGGCGCTTCCGACGCCAAGGACGTGCGGTTCGGCATGCGCGAGGTGACCTACGAATTGTCGCTGATGGACCGGGACGGCGCGTTGCGGCGCGTGTTGGTCGATCCGACCCAGGCACGATCGCTGCACCAGCAGATCGTCGACACGCGCCATCAGGCGATCCGCCAGGTACCGCGCGGCTGGGCCTATAGCTTCGCCGCGGGCGCGGAAACCTCCCCGGCGGTGACGCCGATCGCCGGCGACGAGGGACTCTCGCCCTTCCTGGTGCTGCGCGTCAACGGTGTGCGCATCGCCGCGCGCGGAGGCAGCGTCGGCATGGACGATTTCATGAAGCGCGTCGATCGCGAGCGCCAGGAGCCATATTTCAAGCTCCACCGCGACGCTCACATGAACATCGTCCGCAACTGGATGGGCCAGGATACCGGAGAGAATTTCTACGCGCTCGCCGATGAATATGGCCTCATGGTGTTCAACGATTTCTGGGAGTCGACCCAGGATTACAATATCGAGGCGCAGGACGTGCCTCTGTTCCTCGCCAATGCGAAGGACGTGATCCGCCGCTACCGCAACCACCCCTCGATCGTCGTGTGGGTGCCGCGCAACGAAGGCGTGCCGCAGCCGATCCTCAACGAGGGGCTCGGGCGATTGATCGAGCGGGAGGACGGCACCCGCCTCTACATGGCGTCGTCCAACCGCATCTCGCTCCAGAATAGCGGCCCCTATAATTGGCGCCGGCCGGAGGAATATTTCACCGAACATGCCAAGGGCTTTTCGGTCGAGCTCGGCACGCCCAGCTTCCCGACATTGGAAAGCTGGAAACGCGCCATCCCCGCGCCCGACCTATGGCCGATCAGCGACGTCTGGGCCTATCATGACTGGCACCAGACCGGGAATGGCGCCGTAGCGGGCTACATGAAGGCGATGGACGCCCAGTTCGGCGCCGCCACCAGCCTCGAGGATTTCGAGCGCAAGGCGCAGATGCTGCAATATGTCAGCTATCGCGCGATCCTCGAAGGCTTCAACGCCGGCCTGTGGACCACCAACAGCGCGCGCATGTTCTGGATGACGCAACCCGCCTGGCCGTCTTCGGCCTGGCAAATCTTCTCGTCCGACTATGACACGCACGCCGCCTTCTACGGCACCAAGAAGGCGTCGGAGCCGGTCCACGTCCAGATGAACCTGCCCGACTACAAGGTAATGGTGATCAACAACGGCCGCAGCCCGCTCGCCGGGGCAACCGTCCACGCGCGGGTGACCACGCTCGACAACAAGCTCGTCGGCGAAAAGTCGGTGCCCATCTCGGCCGGCGCGGGGCTGACCGCCGACGCTTTCACGCTCGATCTCGCCCCCGCGCTCGCCAATGGCGTCGTGCTGGTCGCGCTCGACGTCACCGCCGCGTCCGGCGAGGTCTTGTCGCGCAATTTCTACTGGCAGGGCCGCGACGACGCCTCGTACCGCGCGCTCGGCACGATGCCGCAGGTCAAGCTCGCGGCAACCGCCGCCAGCCGCGCCGACGGCGCGGATCGCGTGACGACCGTCGACCTGACCAACCCGTCGGCCACCGCCGCGATCGAAACCAAGCTGACCATGTTCGGCGCGAACGGCGCGCAGATCCTCCCAGCCTTGTTCACCGACAATTACGTTTCGCTGCTACCCGGCGAGGTGCGCCGCATCGACGTGCGCTATCCGGCGAGCGCGGCGAGTGGCGCGGTCACGGTGCGACTGCGCGGCTGGAACGTCGTGCCCACCGCCGTCAAGGCACGATAG
- a CDS encoding TraB/GumN family protein, giving the protein MKFSLLRAVPFVIGIALAPAAPAGDRPADIAAEAVRMIARPVAGQLARFHGPVCVAVSGSAPERDRRIATRLLLRARSLGLAASAANCEPNLRIVVAPSAHDHVRHLLSTRSAPLIALPSADETALRSIPAPIIVWTHSAIPLSRHALEPVRTGEVTENGLLGATVSAQRVDAATLIAPKKWQDLTQALIVIDRQTADAKSPEQLADYAVMRLLGNTTDAIPPFDSILRLFAGDWASPSGLTSFDLLFLQQLYRSRPTARAAIVIDAIGAKISAAVGMVYDGKLLARAAPPATAQPAVAQGILGGSDGEPEPASSSAGPRTDTQEPDWGETITITASKAGPALWRVRKGDATIIILGTVAPLPPAFAWTDWRVRAALHRARRLLVNGDPEPGFVFMRQWTPDAARRLHQPKGQSLFAELDAVDAARLRAAAEVVGQSPARYADLRPAAAAMLLNWDWRQRSHLTNLLPAGALAAEARKRGLPVQVVAQTSLLTTIDELPALPSDAQHRCFDRLLANLENERVRALDQARAWAKGDLVQLRRVYIPPANCAADVPADARRREAAIAAWNASLVRALERHDRTFAIIDISSLLRADGILAKLRASGAEVDVPPDEGF; this is encoded by the coding sequence ATGAAGTTCTCACTCCTGCGCGCGGTACCGTTTGTTATCGGCATCGCCCTCGCGCCTGCCGCACCGGCGGGGGACCGTCCCGCCGACATTGCCGCAGAGGCGGTGCGGATGATCGCACGTCCGGTGGCAGGCCAGCTGGCGCGCTTTCATGGGCCGGTATGCGTAGCCGTGTCCGGTAGCGCACCCGAGCGGGACCGCCGGATCGCGACGCGCCTTTTGCTCCGTGCCCGCTCGCTTGGGCTCGCAGCGTCCGCCGCCAATTGTGAACCCAATCTGCGCATCGTGGTGGCGCCGAGCGCGCATGACCATGTCCGGCATCTTCTGAGCACAAGATCCGCACCGTTGATTGCGCTGCCGAGCGCGGACGAAACCGCCCTGCGCTCGATCCCCGCGCCGATTATCGTCTGGACCCACAGCGCCATCCCGCTGTCACGCCATGCGCTCGAGCCGGTTCGGACAGGAGAGGTGACTGAGAATGGGTTGCTTGGCGCGACGGTCTCGGCGCAACGCGTCGACGCCGCCACGCTGATCGCTCCCAAAAAGTGGCAGGACCTGACCCAGGCTCTGATCGTGATCGACCGGCAGACGGCGGACGCGAAATCGCCCGAGCAACTGGCCGACTATGCCGTGATGCGCCTGCTGGGCAATACGACCGACGCCATCCCACCATTCGATTCCATCCTTCGCCTGTTCGCCGGCGATTGGGCGAGCCCTTCCGGCCTCACCAGCTTCGACCTGCTCTTCCTCCAGCAGCTCTATAGGTCGCGTCCGACGGCGCGCGCCGCAATCGTGATCGACGCGATCGGTGCCAAAATCTCGGCTGCGGTCGGCATGGTCTATGACGGCAAGCTGCTCGCCCGTGCCGCGCCGCCGGCAACGGCGCAGCCGGCCGTGGCACAGGGTATATTGGGAGGAAGCGATGGCGAGCCAGAGCCTGCGTCCTCGTCCGCCGGACCGCGAACGGACACGCAGGAGCCTGACTGGGGCGAGACGATCACGATCACCGCGTCGAAGGCGGGCCCTGCCTTGTGGCGGGTGCGCAAGGGCGACGCCACGATCATCATCCTCGGGACGGTCGCACCCTTGCCACCCGCTTTCGCGTGGACCGACTGGCGCGTCCGTGCTGCGCTGCATCGCGCGCGGCGCCTGCTCGTCAACGGCGATCCGGAGCCGGGTTTTGTCTTCATGCGCCAGTGGACGCCCGACGCCGCGCGCAGGCTGCACCAGCCCAAGGGGCAGTCGCTTTTTGCCGAGCTCGACGCGGTCGACGCGGCACGGCTGCGCGCGGCGGCCGAAGTCGTCGGGCAATCTCCCGCCAGATATGCCGATCTACGGCCTGCCGCCGCGGCGATGCTGCTCAACTGGGACTGGCGCCAGCGCTCGCACCTCACCAACCTGTTGCCCGCCGGCGCGCTGGCGGCGGAGGCGCGCAAGCGCGGGCTGCCGGTCCAGGTTGTGGCGCAGACCTCGCTGCTCACGACGATCGACGAACTGCCCGCACTCCCCTCCGACGCGCAGCACCGCTGTTTCGATCGGCTGCTCGCCAATCTAGAGAATGAACGCGTCCGCGCGCTCGATCAGGCCAGGGCCTGGGCCAAGGGCGACCTCGTCCAGTTGCGCAGGGTCTATATCCCGCCGGCCAATTGCGCGGCCGACGTCCCGGCCGACGCACGCCGCCGCGAAGCGGCCATCGCCGCGTGGAATGCCAGCTTGGTCAGGGCGTTGGAACGACACGATCGCACTTTCGCGATCATCGACATTTCGAGCCTGCTGCGTGCCGACGGCATTCTCGCGAAATTGCGGGCGAGCGGTGCCGAGGTGGATGTGCCGCCGGACGAGGGTTTCTAA
- a CDS encoding GDSL-type esterase/lipase family protein: protein MRTIYVAVAFATVLAGAGAAQIAIDPKNQWTVDWNNRLGTDFAFLARYRADNARLVPIPGRPRIVFMGDSITEGWVNLSGNFFTLGRIGRGIGGQTTPQMLARFRADVIDLKPAVVHIMAGTNDIAGNTGPMTPQETQGNIRSMVELAHAHGIRVILASIPPADIFPWKPGLDTGTRIAAMNTWLRAYAARSGCVYADYWNALRNDGLGMRDGLSSDHVHPTKAGYAIMAPVGERAIKQALAMPAPRKTAVD, encoded by the coding sequence ATGCGGACGATCTACGTAGCCGTCGCATTCGCCACCGTGCTGGCCGGCGCCGGGGCGGCGCAGATCGCGATTGACCCCAAGAACCAGTGGACGGTCGACTGGAATAATCGCCTCGGGACCGACTTCGCCTTTCTCGCACGCTATCGCGCCGACAATGCCCGGCTCGTGCCGATCCCGGGGCGCCCCCGCATCGTCTTCATGGGCGATTCCATCACCGAAGGCTGGGTCAATCTGTCGGGCAATTTCTTCACGCTCGGCCGGATCGGGCGCGGTATCGGCGGACAGACCACGCCGCAAATGCTGGCGCGCTTTCGCGCGGACGTGATCGATCTCAAGCCCGCGGTGGTTCACATCATGGCTGGCACCAACGACATTGCGGGCAATACCGGTCCGATGACGCCCCAGGAAACGCAGGGCAATATCCGCTCGATGGTTGAGCTCGCCCATGCCCACGGCATCCGCGTCATCCTCGCCTCGATCCCGCCGGCAGACATATTTCCGTGGAAGCCCGGCCTCGACACCGGCACGCGGATCGCCGCCATGAACACATGGCTGCGCGCTTATGCGGCCCGCTCGGGCTGCGTCTATGCCGACTATTGGAACGCGCTCCGCAATGACGGTCTCGGCATGCGCGACGGCCTCTCGTCCGATCATGTTCACCCGACCAAGGCCGGCTACGCGATCATGGCGCCGGTCGGCGAACGCGCGATCAAGCAGGCGCTGGCCATGCCGGCGCCGCGCAAGACCGCGGTGGATTAG
- a CDS encoding LysR family transcriptional regulator encodes MMKLDGLAAFVAAAEAGSISEAARRLGLAKSVVSERLAELERSVGTRLLQRTTRKLSITEDGRLLLPRAHRILFEAREAAAEITERGGTLSGSLRISVPVSFGVLHLGPALYDFLAKHPAIDLTLELDDRFVDAAADGYDAVIRHGPIGDSRLVARRLATTRRMLVASPDYLARAGTPRSIEALEGHRGIIYTNREADWRFDGPSGWTVVRPRAALRVNNGIVMRDAALAGAGITLLPTFFIHQELAAGALQRIDVGYEAEGGELFIAHPRARTASSKITALTEALRAAFGDPPYWDR; translated from the coding sequence ATGATGAAACTGGATGGCTTGGCCGCATTCGTCGCCGCTGCCGAGGCGGGGTCGATTAGCGAGGCGGCGCGGCGGCTGGGTCTTGCCAAGTCGGTGGTCAGTGAGCGGCTGGCGGAACTGGAACGCTCGGTTGGCACACGCCTGCTCCAGCGCACCACGCGCAAATTGTCGATAACCGAGGACGGCCGGCTGTTGCTGCCGCGCGCGCACCGCATCCTGTTTGAAGCCCGCGAGGCAGCCGCGGAGATTACCGAGCGCGGCGGCACCTTATCGGGCAGCCTGCGCATTTCGGTGCCGGTGAGCTTTGGCGTGCTACACCTCGGGCCGGCATTATACGATTTCCTGGCAAAACATCCGGCGATCGATCTGACGTTGGAGCTGGACGACCGGTTCGTCGATGCCGCGGCCGACGGCTATGATGCGGTAATCCGCCATGGGCCGATCGGGGACAGTCGCTTGGTCGCGCGGCGGCTGGCAACGACGCGTCGCATGCTGGTGGCGTCGCCGGACTATCTGGCGCGTGCCGGCACGCCGCGGTCGATCGAGGCGCTCGAAGGACATCGCGGGATAATCTACACCAATCGCGAGGCGGATTGGCGCTTCGACGGGCCGAGCGGGTGGACGGTGGTGCGCCCGCGCGCGGCGTTGCGGGTCAACAACGGTATCGTAATGCGCGATGCGGCGCTGGCCGGTGCCGGTATCACCTTGCTGCCGACCTTCTTCATTCATCAGGAACTGGCGGCAGGTGCGTTGCAGCGCATCGACGTCGGGTACGAGGCCGAGGGTGGCGAATTGTTCATCGCGCATCCGCGCGCGCGCACGGCATCGTCGAAGATCACGGCACTGACGGAAGCGCTGCGCGCCGCCTTCGGTGACCCTCCTTATTGGGATAGGTAA